The following coding sequences lie in one Saccharopolyspora hordei genomic window:
- a CDS encoding TetR family transcriptional regulator, protein MSAPTDQGGLRARKKQRTRAALIDAGLDLFLAHGYEATTIDEIAAAVEVSPRTFFRYFASKEDIALAKGAEFDELMLDALAARPAAEPPLDALRHAVLEMLRAAATDSGVQRFLSTQHLITKTPALLAGNLRRAAGTEERLTAEIAKRQRLDPAEDMRPRVLVGAVCSALRIGLEATCADPSRELDRMVELVAQAIGLATAGIPQRWGEDPHRW, encoded by the coding sequence ATGAGCGCCCCGACGGACCAGGGTGGCCTACGGGCCCGCAAGAAGCAGCGCACCCGCGCGGCGCTGATCGACGCGGGCCTCGACCTGTTCCTGGCCCACGGCTACGAGGCGACCACCATCGACGAGATCGCCGCCGCGGTGGAGGTCTCCCCGCGCACCTTCTTCCGCTACTTCGCGAGCAAGGAGGACATCGCGCTGGCCAAGGGCGCCGAGTTCGACGAGCTGATGCTGGACGCCCTGGCCGCGCGGCCCGCCGCCGAGCCCCCGCTGGACGCGCTGCGGCACGCGGTGCTCGAGATGCTCCGCGCCGCCGCCACCGACTCCGGTGTCCAGCGGTTCCTGAGCACCCAGCACCTCATCACCAAGACCCCCGCGCTGCTGGCCGGCAACCTGCGCCGAGCAGCGGGCACCGAGGAGCGGCTGACGGCCGAGATCGCCAAGCGGCAGCGCCTGGACCCCGCCGAGGACATGCGCCCCCGGGTGCTCGTCGGCGCGGTCTGCAGCGCGCTGCGCATCGGCCTGGAGGCCACCTGCGCCGACCCCAGCCGCGAGCTGGACCGGATGGTCGAGCTCGTGGCGCAGGCCATCGGGCTGGCCACCGCAGGCATCCCACAGCGCTGGGGCGAGGACCCGCACCGCTGGTGA
- a CDS encoding threo-3-hydroxy-L-aspartate ammonia-lyase: MVTVDDVRDAADRLAGVAHRTPVITSRTLDELVGAEVFLKCENFQRMGAFKFRGAYNAISRLSPEELGRGVVAYSSGNHAQAVALACRLLGTKAVILMPEDAPEAKLAATRGYGAEVITFDRYTQDRDQLGRQLAAERGLTLVPPYEHPHIMAGQGTVALELLEETGPLDAVVAPVGGGGLMAGCSTVAKALHPGIRVVGVEPEAADDTRRSLAAGERVSVPVPRTIADGLAVATPGELTFSVNRRLVDEVAVVSEDDIRTAMRLLFERLKLVVEPSGAVGVAALLAGRTTPPPRVGVVVSGGNVGVDRFAELLG; encoded by the coding sequence ATCGTGACCGTGGACGACGTCCGGGACGCCGCCGACCGGCTGGCGGGTGTCGCGCACCGGACGCCGGTGATCACCTCACGCACGCTGGACGAGCTGGTCGGCGCCGAGGTCTTCCTCAAGTGCGAGAACTTCCAGCGGATGGGGGCGTTCAAGTTCCGCGGCGCCTACAACGCGATCTCCCGGCTGAGCCCGGAGGAGCTCGGGCGCGGGGTCGTGGCGTACTCGTCCGGCAACCACGCGCAGGCCGTCGCGCTGGCCTGCCGGCTGCTCGGCACCAAGGCGGTGATCCTCATGCCCGAGGACGCCCCGGAGGCGAAGCTGGCCGCCACCCGCGGCTACGGCGCCGAGGTCATCACCTTCGACCGCTACACCCAGGACCGCGACCAGCTCGGCCGGCAGCTGGCCGCCGAGCGCGGGCTCACGCTGGTCCCGCCGTACGAGCACCCGCACATCATGGCCGGCCAGGGCACGGTGGCACTGGAGCTGCTGGAGGAGACCGGGCCGCTGGACGCGGTGGTGGCGCCGGTCGGTGGCGGCGGGCTGATGGCCGGGTGCTCGACGGTGGCCAAGGCGCTGCACCCCGGCATCCGGGTGGTCGGGGTCGAACCCGAGGCCGCCGACGACACCCGGCGGTCGCTCGCGGCGGGCGAGCGGGTGTCGGTCCCGGTGCCGCGCACCATCGCCGACGGGCTGGCCGTGGCCACCCCGGGCGAGCTGACCTTCTCGGTGAACCGGCGGCTGGTCGACGAGGTCGCGGTGGTCTCCGAGGACGACATCCGCACGGCGATGCGCCTGCTGTTCGAGCGGCTCAAGCTGGTGGTCGAGCCCAGCGGCGCCGTGGGCGTCGCCGCGCTGCTGGCCGGGCGGACCACCCCGCCGCCGCGGGTGGGCGTGGTGGTCTCCGGCGGCAACGTCGGCGTCGACCGCTTCGCCGAGCTGCTGGGCTGA
- a CDS encoding amidase has translation MAELADLSAVDLVAAFRAGEASPMEALDAVLDRVEDCEPKLCATYALDPDGARAAARAAEQRWRSGAPAGPLDGVPVTVKENIATKGTPVPLGTAATELVPAREDAPAAARLRESGAVIFAKTTMPDYGMLSSGVSSFHRLARNPWDLDRTPGGSSAGAGAAAAAGYGPLHVGTDIGGSVRLPAGWCGVVGFKPSFGRIPVDPPYPGRVVGPLTRTVTDTALLASVLAAPDPRDHTALPPADLDWQALDGEPRGLRIALLLDHRVGLPVEPAVTAAVAAAAQALQSAGASVEPIDPFLSREMLDGMDLFWRFRSWTDISALPAERRERVLPGIAQWAGSARDATAAQVFHGFSQMDAISKAANRVVRDFDYVLSPVAPIPAFPADQAYPTGDPLRGMEHIAFTLPYNMSGQPAVSVNCGWTPEGLPIGLQIAGRRFDDVGVLRLARCYERLRPAQRPWPQP, from the coding sequence ATGGCGGAGTTGGCGGACCTCTCGGCGGTGGACCTGGTGGCGGCCTTCCGGGCGGGGGAGGCCTCGCCGATGGAGGCCCTCGACGCCGTGCTGGACCGGGTCGAGGACTGCGAGCCGAAGCTGTGCGCGACCTACGCGCTGGACCCGGACGGAGCGCGTGCCGCGGCCCGGGCTGCCGAGCAGCGCTGGCGCAGCGGCGCACCGGCCGGTCCGCTGGACGGCGTGCCGGTGACGGTGAAGGAGAACATCGCCACCAAGGGCACCCCGGTGCCACTGGGCACCGCGGCCACCGAGCTCGTCCCGGCGCGGGAGGACGCGCCGGCGGCCGCCCGCCTGCGCGAGAGCGGTGCGGTGATCTTCGCCAAGACGACCATGCCCGACTACGGCATGCTCTCCTCGGGCGTGTCCAGCTTCCACCGCCTGGCCCGGAACCCGTGGGACCTCGACCGCACGCCGGGCGGGTCGAGCGCCGGGGCGGGCGCGGCGGCCGCGGCCGGGTACGGGCCGCTGCACGTGGGCACCGACATCGGTGGGTCCGTCCGGCTGCCCGCCGGGTGGTGCGGGGTGGTCGGCTTCAAGCCGAGCTTCGGCCGGATCCCGGTGGACCCGCCCTACCCGGGGCGAGTGGTCGGGCCGCTGACCCGCACGGTCACCGACACCGCGCTGCTGGCCTCGGTGCTGGCGGCCCCGGACCCCCGCGACCACACCGCGCTGCCGCCGGCCGACCTCGACTGGCAGGCGCTCGACGGCGAGCCGCGCGGCCTGCGCATCGCCCTGCTGCTGGACCACCGGGTGGGCCTGCCCGTCGAGCCCGCGGTCACCGCCGCGGTCGCCGCGGCGGCCCAGGCGCTGCAGTCGGCCGGGGCGTCGGTGGAGCCGATCGACCCGTTCCTGTCCCGCGAGATGCTCGACGGCATGGACCTGTTCTGGCGCTTCCGGTCCTGGACCGACATCTCGGCGCTGCCCGCGGAGCGGCGCGAGCGGGTGCTGCCGGGCATCGCGCAGTGGGCCGGCAGCGCGCGGGACGCCACGGCGGCGCAGGTGTTCCACGGCTTCAGCCAGATGGACGCGATCTCGAAGGCGGCCAACCGGGTGGTCCGCGACTTCGACTACGTGCTGTCCCCGGTCGCGCCGATCCCCGCGTTCCCGGCCGACCAGGCCTACCCGACCGGCGACCCGCTGCGCGGCATGGAGCACATCGCCTTCACGCTACCCTACAACATGTCCGGGCAGCCCGCGGTGTCGGTCAACTGCGGCTGGACCCCGGAGGGCCTGCCGATCGGGTTGCAGATCGCAGGCCGTCGCTTCGACGACGTCGGGGTGCTCCGCCTGGCCCGGTGCTACGAGCGGCTGCGCCCAGCGCAGCGGCCGTGGCCGCAGCCGTAG